TACCCAATATCCCCTGAATGGGATCAATATTGTTATGTGCTTTTTAACACCGGAGGGGCTTTCAATTATTGAAAAAAAATTAACTGATGAACTTTCAGCCGGAGCAAAAATTGTATCTCATTTGTTTCCGTTAAAAAATGCAACTGGTTTTAAAGAGACTAAAGTTTTGCTTAATAAGAAAAAGAAACCAAGTTACCTTTTTATATATAATAAATTGTAATAAAGAGTTTATTAAATAAAAAAAGGGAGAAACTGGACGGTTCAATTTACTCCCCGGAGCGTAATCCGCCGGTTGGCGGGAGGCTCGGTGTCGAGTTTGTGTTTGCGCCCGCATTTCGGGCACTGTTTGGGTGCGTTAAGGATCCATCCGCAAGGACACGTAATCCATTCCCCGATGTGCCGGGGAGTTTCGTTTGGTGCTTGCTTTAGCGCACTCATGGTTGACCTCCCGGGATCGTGGGGTAGAGAAGGAGCAGGCTATTTTGGAAACCCAATGCTAGCACGGATTATTAACATAGTCAATGGCCTAAGAAATAAAAAAAGGCGGGAAGAGATGTATCGAAACTTCATTCTTCGCCGCCGTGGAGCTATTTGGTCCTGCATGTGCACCCGTCCTGGCCTTGAGGTATCAGGGCTCGGCACTCATGACACTGCCGGTAGAGCGGCAGGTCAAAAGCGGACAGAGCGGTCTGACATTCCGGACAGATCGGCTTTTCTGCCTGTACCGGATGCTTACACTCCGGATTCGGGCAGACCCTGTAGAGTTGTCTGTGTGGCATTACTTACACCCCCTTTCAAGGATGCGGCTTGCTCGCGTCCCAAGCCATGTTTTGGGATTGGGACAGTAGAGATTAGCCCAATATGTAATATTTGTCAATCCTCCCATTATATTTTATAATATAGTTATAAATAAATATAAATAGGAGGTTGGTTTCATGCCAAAAATAAAATCACAATCTTCAGATAAACTAGTGACGGATGATATTGCGGAGGAAGAGTTCTGGGCGGATGCTGTCAAAGAACAGCAAAACGATTCAATTACGGATTCTCCGGAAGTCGATCATGGCGGTTGGTTAGAAGAAAATTATGACGGTCAATTATCAGTTGATGTCTATCAGACTGAAGATTCAATTATTATCAAATCAACGATCGCCGGAGTTAAATCAGAGGATATTGATATCTCCATCAATAATGACATGGTTACAATCCGCGGTCTGCGCCAAAAACAGGAAGAAGTGGCAAAGGAGGATTACTTCTACCAGGAATGTTATTGGGGAGGGTTTTCCCGCTCGATTATTCTTCCGGTTGAAGTGAAAGAGGATAAGGTTGACGCGGAATTAGAAAATGGAATTTTAACAGTCGTTCTTCCCAGAGCTATCAAGACTAAGGCTACAAGTATTAAGGTTAAAGAAAAAAAGTAGTAGCGTGTCTATAAATTCCGATTCAGATACTGAATAGGAATTTAGGGGAATAATATTTATGTCTGGATGCGTATTAGCCCAGAATTCGTTTAGTTG
The Patescibacteria group bacterium DNA segment above includes these coding regions:
- a CDS encoding Hsp20/alpha crystallin family protein; amino-acid sequence: MPKIKSQSSDKLVTDDIAEEEFWADAVKEQQNDSITDSPEVDHGGWLEENYDGQLSVDVYQTEDSIIIKSTIAGVKSEDIDISINNDMVTIRGLRQKQEEVAKEDYFYQECYWGGFSRSIILPVEVKEDKVDAELENGILTVVLPRAIKTKATSIKVKEKK